TATATAACCTATCTATTATTCAacctaaaaataccaaaaaaaaacatttcaattGAATAAAAGTCAGTCAAAAATTATTGAAAAGCTCATGAGAAACATGAGAAACGCGAgtgtttctctttctccttaaaTAAAGGATTGTAAACCAATTGATTGTCGTGAACAGTTTTAATGGTAGACAATGGCAGATGATAGGCAGCTTCATATGGTGATGTTCCCTAGGTTTTCACAAGGCCATATAACACCCTTTATAGACCTAGCCAAGAGCTTCCTCACTTCTAGCCTCATAATTTCCTTCATCTTAACTCCGACTAACATTGCATGGATTAAAAAGAAGATAGTGCCTGGAATTGAGCTAGTGGAGCTCCAATTGCCATCTTTGGACGGTCTACCTGTAGGTGTGGAGTCCACAATAGGTTTATCTGAGATAGGAAGAACAGACTTAGTGCCACTTGTCTTCCAAGCGATCGATCTTTGCGAACAGCCCTTTGGAGCGCTACTGAAAATGCTTTCCCTAGATTTTGTCATATTTGATGCGACGTTGCGCTGGACTCCTTAGGTTGCCGACAAAATGGGCATCCCCACCATAAATTTCATGGTAGTTGGCATGGCAGCTATGAGTTTCACAATAGGACAACACAGCCAACGACTGCCCAATATCCCAATGGCCAAGGATCTGATTGTACTGCTACCCAGATTCCCCTCATTGTTTGTCCACTTTCGAACCTTTGAAGCCCATAAGGAAAGTAAGGGCCTCACCTTCATGAACTGCCTTTCTATCTCTGTGGAGGAAAGTTGGGCAATGCTTAGCAATACTTGCCAAGAGTTGGAAGGAAAATTTGTGGACTATTTTGAAAGAAGCACCGGGCAGTTCATGTTTCCTATGGGGATTTCCATGCCCAGTCTACCACCTCGGCCTGATGTAGACCATTGGTTAGCCTGGTTAGACAAGCAAACTACTCATTTTGTTGTGTTTGCGTGCTTCGGCAGTAAATGCCCTCTCACCATCTAAGATCTCGTTGCTCTCTTGTTGGGGTTGGAGGAAAGTGAAATTCCATTCCTATGTGTTCTTTTCATCGATGCGGGGGCTGAGTTGCATAGAGTGTCTGAGGATTGCACCCCTAGCAGAGGACTCGTGGTTACAGAGTGGGCGCCTCAATTGCACATTTTAAACCATCCTTCCACTGGAGCTTTTCTTTCACATTATGGGTGGAATTCGGTGACAGAAGGCCTGAGGTTTGGAGTACCTATTGTTTCTCTTCCAATCCAGTTCAACCAGCCTTTAGTTGCTAGGCTAATGGCTGACGAATTGAAGATGGGAGTGGAGGTTAAAAGAAATGAGGAGGATGGTTCTTTCACTAAGGAGGATGTAGCTAAAGACGTCAAGTTGTGATGGTGGAGGAAGAAGGCAAACGGATTAAATCCAATGTCGAGGAAATTAGCAGGGTGTTGACTAGTAATGATTGCCAAGTCCGTCAAACAAACATCATCAACTTTGTCTCTGCAATCAAGGACAAAGCATCCAACAAACAAACTGTTTGATAAATATGTCTACgtttatatctatatctatattgtATGCTATCACAGTTGCTAGATTTACATGTTTTAGTTTCTTTTAGAGGGAAGAAAATATATGTTTCCCTTATTGTATTCTTTTTAGTCTTTTTAAAATGGTAGAATTATTTTGTTGGACTATTAAAGTTTACATTAATAAAGTCATCTTAAGGATTTGTAGTTTTTTGTAGtttaatattattgttattaaataATTTGTTATTTTGTTGTAGGTTGATTGTTCAGGAAGTTATAATGGACAGGCTTTATAAAAGTCATAATGTAATACATTTAAAATCAACTCTCAATAATATTatcattattttatatttaatactaTGCAAATATATATGCTTGTTGATTTTTCTAATATTGTTTCTCCAAATGAATTTTATACCACTCAATAGTTCCAATAACTATTATCAACAAAATTGTTAGAAGACTAACCTAatttaataaaatacatatttgGTATATGTctttacatttatttaatatattgtCATATGACATACTCTTTTGAAGACTACACTCATTTATTATAGGAGCCATATCATAGTTTGCCTTAATTTATTATTGTATGTCTTAGTAGAGATACTCATGTTTTCAATGTGAAATATTTGCTTATTTGGTTTGTCATGTATAAAAAAATGTTGATATGGGAAGGTTTAATTTTTAAccctttttttttaatgaaaaataggtAGAACTAAGATTTGTTGTAATTTGTTGttagattttgttttgatttttcatttACTAACTAATCAATTTGTGATTTGTATAAAATATGAGATAAATTCTATGTAATGGAACAATTGGAAACTTGaatattaagttgtttctcaaTTCTTTTGTTGTAATTTATAGGAGGAAACGTGTTCTACATTTTGGAATATGTAGCAAGCATTACTTTTGCATGGAGATGCCAAAAATATATGTCAAAATGCATCAAGTTAAATTTGTTCTTAAAATAATAAGAAAGATTGATCTTTTATTATTCTTTGGCATATACTTGTGCTTTATTCCAAAACCTTACTTTTAACACTAGTTTCtacatatacaaatacaaattCTACTATTAGAACCTTGAAAATTGTTTAGAAATTTCAActttcaaattaaaaatatatatgttctAATTCATATTTACATAATTCAAATATAAAATGAACTTGGGGCTTTAGATAATAgggtaacattcaaaatttcatacCCTTGAAATTTAATTATGGTGTTCAGAAGAACATAATTAATTCATTGATTCTTTTGATAAACCTCTTGAAGACTCTTGGGCTTTGGAGGAGGGCTAAATTCTTCAACTATATTATAAGTTGCCTTATAAATTTCATTAGTTTCAAAGGCATCTTAGGATTTATCATTATCTATGTCCACTTGTATACTATGAGAGGATTTTTTCATATCCTCAAACCCTTCATTAAATTGAAAAGCCCTAGTTTGTAACACATTCTCCATAATAGGATCGTACAACCTATACCATTTTTAGTGTATAGGTAACCAAGTTCATGAGAACTCCTACATCAACCAAAAAATAACTACATtttttcttttagttcatttcaatTCCATTGTGCTTTTGTTGTTTCCTATAGTTGCCTGGGAGAATTTCTAAACTCAAACTGTTTagattttttaaagttaaaaacatcaacaaatttggGAGGTTTCGTAACCTATGTTAGAATGTGACGAGGGTTTCACAACCTCATTTTATTTTgacacattaaaaaaaaatagaagatgGCATAACCCATGTTGACTTCTAAAGAGGTTTCCACAACCTTGTTGACTTTTGACAGGTTGTCACAATCTTATTAGATCTTGATAGCACTTCTACAACCACTTGAATTTTTGACATAAATTgttatgtgattttattttaacTTCTATAATttgtataaattataaataaaatcatCTCTcctttattttagaaataaattttcTTGGAGAGTGGTGTTAGATTTCAATTATCGCTTCAAAATTAGTTATTGGCATACAACAAGGTTGTCAAAGCCTTATTAGTAACCAAACATCATTCAAAACCTCTTTATTGAAAAGCTTTCTAGATGGTAGGGTTAAGACTTCTACAATGCTTTGAAAATTATTATCAACCATCAACATGGTTGTCACAAATGTTTTGGCACACAAATTATTTTGATAACCTATAAAGAAAGGAAAAAATGATTCTTTTAATTGTGTCTTAAGTGGCAtcattgaaaaggaaaagatgaaaattACTCACAAAAaaggttttgtgttttgtgttagtTCTTAAACTTATGTTGAATTTTCACTATGTTGTCAAAACCCCATTCGAATGTTGCAAGTCTATTGTAGCCATTGTGTTAATCCAAGGAAGACTTCGTGGgtattgacaaatgataaaatAGAGTTCGTAAACATCCAAAGTTTTTTTCTACATGAATTTTGGAATGTTGGACTTTTTTCTTGGTTTCAAATCCATTGCTAGAAGTTTACAAGGTTTTGAGACCCTCTCAAACCTTTTACAAGTTCTGAAATAACTTTGAATTCCTAAAACCAAAATATATTTTAAGCTACGTCATGATGTTTTGATTAAAGGAATCAGTTATAACAACCAATTGTTCTTATATAATCTATTGTAAAGAATATATAAGGGAAGAGAAACATTTTCTTGAAAAAAATGTTAGATTAAGTATAAAGACTAAAAGAAGTAGTTAAGGGGATGTTTCtatgttgattgataattttgtgTAATGCATATATAATTGTACTCctcaatatatttaaaaattatttatagattTGGATAAGTTGACAATTAATAACGTTGTATAATCTTTTGTTTGTTTAGTTGTTGGATTTGTTTGTTTGATAAGACCAACGTTTATAGTCTATCTCAGTTCTGTTTGATCATCATAGGCAACAAATATGTGCTTAACATTCCTCTCAACAAATTTATTTTCTATAATATCATTATGTATGTAATAAATTCTTCATATAGATATACTTTAAAATACTTAATATTTGTACGATGACTAGTCCATGCTTCTTGATGAGTTATTTTCTCCAAACAAGTTGTAGGAGATGTATTCAAAATATGAGATGAATTGTTGACAACCTCAATGCAAAGAAAAAAAGGAATATCCCTGGATTATAATATGAATAATTATCAAAAATTAGGATCTTacgatactaatcattataaaaaatgatataaataaaataaattaagaatCATACAAAAATAAAgttaacacattacacaagatatacaccGAGAAAACTCTTTTGTGTGAATAATCCCAATAAAGAATCATTTTATGAAAATACTTACAAAATATAGTCTATAAAAAAATAGACTTGACCTTCTTAATGTTGGTTTTTTTCACACCTCATGAGATccttttttttaatcatttgacTTCTATGTAAGGGTTCGGGCCCTGTCCCACTTTATCTAATTAGAACAAAATACAATTGAACCTAGGGACACTTCTCCTTACTTACACATAGCCAATAGCACCTTTAACTCATAGTGATATATCTCACTATGTAACTTCAAATTCACAtgctctcaaatgagagagaagttTCATAAATATAGGAGGGAGGGTGGATTTACTAGTCACATCTTTTCAATATCCCTCAACTATAAATAAGTAATAATActatagttattagattataattatttcaagtaGGATATGTttaataaagcatataatatataagtttTTAGGAGTGAAAAATGGGTTTCACTAGTTTATACATGCAAACTATGAATCAATCCCATTTATAACATACCACCATATTAAGGTGAATGAAATATTAGAAATCCCAACCTAAAACCTATAGGAAAGGGTTGGGAAAATATATTTAAATCTTCTTCACCTTATTTGACTTGAATTTGCTGAGATTAGATAAGATAGAATAAGAACTACAgctaatgatgcaaaattgagaCAAATCAACATGAACATAGAGTTTCAAAACATATGTACAAATACTAGGTACAAATTTGGAAATGGGAAGTACATAGGAACCGGTGTTTCAAATTCAAGCTCATAAATGTTAGACTATGGGGCTAGAGTACCTAGTCTTGAAGGTATAAGATTTAGATATCAAAAACAATTCTGAGACCAAAATATCACTCAAATTTTCCTCCTAAAATTTCATCTAGAAAGTGTCAAACATTGTTTGCCAATTGCTAATGTACAAGATTTTTTGGATCTCCAAAATATAGTTTAATTTTTCTTAGTCTAATATTTTTAAATctacatttcatcacttcataaTTTTCACCCGCAAACACACAAAATAGGCAAAATGTTATTTGGTTGATAGGGCTTTTCCTATGTTAAACCATGGGTTTGGAATCAACCCTATGATGAAGGACATAGAAAAGTGTTGGatatagaaataaaataataaattggaATATTTTTTATAAGAGCAAAACATGTTTTATAGGGACttgaaactcaaacaagaaaaaccTAGTCATAAGGACGAACCAAATGCAAAGCCACAGTGGACTAGTAGTAAAAAATAGAACAAAATAGGGTTcatcatgatagttctgatacttaatataagtaccgatccaataaccaacaagatgagaccgggggggggtgaatcatacaaacttaatcttccataaaaacatcagattcaacctcggtaacatatacttcagtaatataaccaaaactattaaacatgcaaactcaaaagcatataaacatcataaacctcataacaccagatttaatgtggaaacccaaatagggaaaaaccactatgggatttaagacccactaagaaatatactcttctagagtatgatcggttaaaagaaaatcctgttaaagattacaaacacactgctagatgtgacccgattaagggatttccctcagatctgttaggatcttcaccttgttagaagtgaccttgttaaaggatttgaaacactcaatcagaatgtcaccttgctagagggttttacaaataagactgttaggtccactcggttaagagattttctgtcactttcactaaataatagtaataaaaatctatctgcaacttcacatctaaaattctaaagaagattcttatttgctcaatacaatctagacatagaactaatcttgtccatctgctaggcttctatactctgttattcaaacaggtcttcaagcttctgtgctcagcaatcactatgtagcatccttgtccatacacttgcccgcatgcattgtttatcaacagtttcctatttataaacaattaggtaactgcataatcaccttgatcacatttcccatgatcaatcatagtcattagatcttcgatcttgtccatgttaaatgcatctttcattctgaaaatgttttaccccaccttggaacttgcatatatttcttggaacttgtgctagggtattgtggttcaatctgcgctgtagatcttcatttcgactttccattgcctcagattcttaacaaactttatgcatagcataccaatcatttaatcagttctagctcatcagcttccttcattaaataccacatgtaaacatttaatgcattctattatagctcggttacaactcggtttacaactcggtaaatactaaacttcactctgtagacattccgccttcattaatcgatactgataaccttagggtttaccgactaggttctttgcttggtaacatagtatagtattaaccttacaatttacaacatatgtatgatgttaaaacaatctaaacatcatgatctcatcattgtctgactcgataatagttgcccattgaataccttattcatcaccttattcatcatattctttctgtgtcttttaccaacatctttatactcttcaaatcatacttctcaagatatggcaacatcatactgaatcaggaaatcaatttcttgacatcaatgacaaaataataatatcaagacagtaaacatccttgatcagttatatgcataatcatcaacaaacttctcaatatccttattgaaatgccaacaatctttcattgtctgttataatgctatattgccaacaatctccccctttggctttgatggtaaaaccaattgatttgaccttaaaagattcagattgctgtgattctgaaatgctgaaatgctctcccccatacattagacttctcctcttctcTTTAGTCTTcgttccaatctgtagtcttctctcaatcttctcctctgatattagtcttctccccctttgacaacaatgccaaaaagtaaagaactaaaacataatttctttttgtatgaagtgatttcctcctATTGTGTATCAATtcaatctcggtcagagcattttgtcttcaattcttgttccttgtaatatttcctgtacacctttagaaaacatcataaagggtgtaaatcaacatcaactcctaaaagatattcgatagagtcatcggattgatgctttcaccgaactcagttagtgagtagaagataggggtaggacccctaacttacttttgagatattcaaaagtgtcctttggtagtggcttggtgaagatatctattatttgttcctttgtgctaacatactccaacaccactttcttctcttgagattcttctctaagataatgatatttgatagagatgtgctttgtcttagagtgcataataggattctttgaaatattaatggcactagtattgtcacagaatatagttactggctcggtaactttctcatttataccttccaacagttgtttgatccatgcaatgttggtacaattcaatgctgcagcaacatattcaacttctactattgactgtgaaacacatccttgtttcttgctaagccaactcactagtctttcttctaaaaagaaagctcctccacttgtgcttttttctgtcatcaatgttgcctgcccaatcagcatgagtataaacttttaaatcaaaaccatttcctttttgatatactaagccataatcctctatcccttttaagtatctaaaaattcttttgattgtagtcatgtgtgtttcctaaagatctacagagaatcttgcaactatacctactgcatgtgctatgtctggtttgctgtgaacaacatattatagctttccaatcatggatcagtaaagtgtctcatcaacatattgTCTAGGACATGCATTGGTTGTTCCATAAATGCTTCCTTGTTTAtatatcttttgttttctttgctttAATTATAGAATGGTAAGATAATTATTTTTTCCTTAAATccctttaattattttagaaattgtaCTTGCATTTTTTTGTAATGCTAGAATGATAAATTCTAATGACAATAATTGGATGAAAATTTAAATAATGATTTAAACAATAATTTATTGTTTAAATTTACAAAATCCAAATATTTAATTATGATTCAAATTATGATAAGAAATATATTGTGAGTTCTCTTATACAAGAGAGAAGGAATACTAGTCATGTGGGCTAACTTTGTTAACATGTAGTCGTTACATGTAATAttgtaatgcctccattttttgttttagaaatgtaaaattgaCACTTatctatctacaactaaggtttggaGGTGCAACTTATCATGCAATTCATCAAAATAACACATTTGATGTGAAGTGTCGTAAAAATGACTTTTAAAAAATATGACCCAAACTTAATCTAAAAAAATTCTAGTAGTTGCAGAAAAAATTATCATTTGTTCTTAGTAGACTatcatatttttatataaaatataacttaaatacCACCTAAatggaaatgatttgaaatgagcAGGGAGGGAGGCAAGGCAGGAGAAAGGGTTTTAGGGGATTCTAAGAGCAGAGAACATGATTTTGAGGACGATGATGGTGGCAATCCTTCCCTCTATTTGAGTGGAGGGGTTGTTGCAAATGAGGTTGGTGGTTCCAATGGCAAAGGTGATGTTAGTGAGGTGGTCCATCTACCTTTTCCAATGGTTGTTGTTTTTTTTGGTGGAGGTAGGG
The nucleotide sequence above comes from Cryptomeria japonica chromosome 11, Sugi_1.0, whole genome shotgun sequence. Encoded proteins:
- the LOC131041060 gene encoding UDP-glycosyltransferase 91B1-like, giving the protein MGIPTINFMVVGMAAMSFTIGQHSQRLPNIPMAKDLIVLLPRFPSLFVHFRTFEAHKESKGLTFMNCLSISVEESWAMLSNTCQELEGKFVDYFERSTGQFMFPMGISMPSLPPRPDVDHWLACEIPFLCVLFIDAGAELHRVSEDCTPSRGLVVTEWAPQLHILNHPSTGAFLSHYGWNSVTEGLRFGVPIVSLPIQFNQPLVARLMADELKMGVEVKRNEEDGSFTKEDVAKDVKL